The Methylacidimicrobium sp. B4 genome contains a region encoding:
- a CDS encoding glutamine-synthetase adenylyltransferase, whose amino-acid sequence MDEGFGRFPNFEAALSAFLRFSPVSRSRLASHPDWLEWLAGVAATASTRNRGPGRWGVDWRELCGAGADPSRKLDALRILKQREQLGIGFLDFAGRHSWEETVLALSRLADFSIGCVLQAVAEELRVEQGPLAVLALGKLGGQELNYSSDIDIMFIAGDEETPFAQPLRTTIAQRVVSALSGSSGVGALFRVDLRLRPDGNSGALVPSFSECERYYAASGETWERMALIKARFVAGDPDLGYEFEVLRQQFCFPRHLTEEVFEEIAQMKARIDAEILLGDRRLRDVKLGSGGIREIEFLAQALQLFYGARQPIVQVRSTCAALRALATVGILPQGRVEALWGAYGFLRNLEHRLQMVEEIQTHLLPIGDEARAQIAESLGLSPPDFESTLRAHRSLVHELFQQYFIKNNVNGIDIPISLFAVPEEAKRNLEALQARDSLLSAPRAARAFRRLAPFLGKALAMAVDPDAVLRRLVSFVSKYGARSFLFETLASSPKALELLIQLFDASSFFSEILFAQPELFEEITQSRSLGEQKRKADYLAEMSGLSGEVALAARIYRRGELLRILLRDILKLADLPAIQQEYTALAEACLELACQSLGAEDLAYVALGRFGGGELAYGSDLDCLCIGSREEAALAVHRFLGESLPAGILFPMDYRLRPHGEGPLALPFEAYESYYRDAAQFWEIQALTRARFVAGNRRMGERWMAMVERIWRDRSASCPVAEVVAMRERLEQERHGDIAAFRRFKTGVGGILDIEFGITLWLMGEGMREPNFWNALVAFRSTGPELARVFEEGYRFLRRMEAVLRRERNQQQEVLPEGPAAWKQLGRRLGYPTLEGFIEAYEAQRKAIRAGYSELCERAQRSPR is encoded by the coding sequence ATGGACGAGGGGTTCGGGCGCTTTCCGAATTTTGAAGCCGCCTTGTCTGCGTTCTTGCGCTTTTCCCCGGTGTCGCGCAGTCGCCTGGCTTCTCATCCCGATTGGCTGGAATGGCTTGCTGGGGTTGCAGCTACGGCCTCGACGCGAAATCGGGGCCCCGGCCGGTGGGGGGTGGACTGGCGAGAGCTTTGCGGGGCGGGCGCGGATCCTTCGCGGAAGCTCGACGCGCTGCGGATCCTGAAGCAGCGAGAGCAGCTGGGGATCGGTTTCCTCGATTTTGCAGGTCGTCATTCCTGGGAAGAAACGGTCCTGGCCCTTTCCCGGCTCGCCGATTTTTCGATCGGTTGCGTCCTTCAAGCCGTTGCCGAAGAGCTTCGCGTGGAGCAGGGCCCTCTTGCCGTCCTGGCGCTCGGGAAGCTGGGCGGACAAGAGCTCAACTATAGCTCCGACATCGACATCATGTTCATCGCCGGTGACGAAGAGACCCCTTTTGCGCAGCCCCTCCGCACGACCATTGCTCAACGCGTCGTGTCCGCGCTCTCGGGTTCGAGCGGCGTCGGTGCGCTTTTTCGGGTGGATTTGCGCCTGCGCCCCGACGGGAACTCCGGTGCGCTCGTTCCTTCCTTTTCCGAGTGCGAGCGGTATTACGCCGCGTCGGGCGAAACCTGGGAGAGAATGGCGCTAATCAAAGCGCGGTTCGTCGCGGGGGATCCCGATCTCGGGTACGAGTTCGAGGTGCTGCGACAGCAGTTCTGCTTTCCGCGTCATCTCACGGAGGAGGTCTTCGAGGAGATCGCCCAGATGAAGGCTCGGATCGATGCGGAAATCTTGCTGGGAGACCGGAGGCTCAGAGACGTGAAGCTTGGTTCCGGAGGCATACGGGAGATCGAATTTCTCGCGCAGGCGCTACAACTCTTTTATGGAGCGCGGCAACCGATCGTTCAGGTCCGTTCCACCTGTGCCGCGCTACGGGCCCTGGCGACGGTGGGGATCTTGCCGCAGGGCCGAGTGGAGGCGCTCTGGGGTGCGTACGGCTTTCTGCGGAACCTCGAGCACCGGCTACAAATGGTAGAAGAGATCCAGACTCACTTGCTTCCGATTGGGGACGAGGCGCGTGCACAGATCGCGGAGTCGCTGGGATTGTCACCGCCGGATTTTGAGTCGACGTTGCGAGCCCACCGTTCGCTCGTTCATGAACTATTCCAGCAATATTTCATCAAAAACAATGTTAATGGCATTGACATTCCCATTAGTCTCTTCGCCGTTCCGGAAGAGGCGAAACGGAACCTCGAAGCGCTACAGGCACGGGACTCCCTCCTGAGCGCACCACGGGCGGCACGTGCCTTCCGACGCTTGGCTCCATTCCTGGGCAAAGCGCTTGCCATGGCCGTCGATCCGGACGCCGTTCTCCGCCGCCTCGTCTCCTTTGTCTCCAAATATGGGGCGCGATCGTTCCTCTTTGAGACGCTCGCATCGAGCCCGAAGGCGCTCGAGCTTTTGATCCAGCTTTTTGATGCCAGCTCCTTTTTTAGCGAAATCCTCTTTGCCCAGCCAGAGCTCTTCGAAGAGATCACGCAGAGCCGGTCGTTAGGGGAGCAGAAGAGGAAGGCGGACTATCTCGCCGAGATGAGCGGCCTGTCGGGGGAGGTGGCGCTCGCCGCGCGAATCTACCGTCGCGGCGAGCTCTTGCGCATCCTCCTTCGGGATATTCTGAAGCTGGCGGATCTCCCCGCGATCCAGCAGGAATATACGGCGCTTGCGGAAGCCTGCCTTGAGCTCGCTTGCCAAAGCTTGGGTGCGGAGGACTTGGCCTACGTGGCGCTTGGACGATTCGGAGGCGGGGAGCTGGCGTACGGATCTGATCTCGATTGCCTCTGTATCGGTTCCCGGGAGGAAGCGGCATTAGCCGTGCATCGATTCCTCGGGGAATCGCTTCCGGCCGGCATTCTTTTCCCCATGGATTACCGGCTCCGGCCTCACGGGGAAGGCCCGCTTGCTCTTCCGTTCGAAGCTTACGAGAGCTATTACCGGGACGCGGCGCAGTTCTGGGAGATCCAGGCACTGACCCGCGCCCGCTTCGTCGCCGGCAACAGGAGGATGGGGGAAAGATGGATGGCGATGGTGGAGCGGATCTGGCGCGATCGAAGCGCGTCCTGCCCGGTGGCCGAAGTCGTCGCCATGCGGGAGCGCCTCGAACAGGAGCGACATGGGGACATTGCTGCCTTCCGACGGTTCAAGACCGGGGTGGGGGGGATTCTCGACATCGAATTCGGGATCACACTCTGGTTGATGGGAGAAGGGATGAGGGAGCCCAACTTCTGGAACGCGCTCGTCGCATTTCGCTCCACCGGACCCGAGCTGGCCCGAGTTTTCGAGGAGGGCTATCGATTCCTGCGACGCATGGAGGCTGTGCTTCGCAGAGAACGGAATCAGCAGCAAGAGGTGCTGCCGGAAGGGCCCGCGGCCTGGAAACAGCTTGGCCGGCGCTTGGGATACCCCACTCTCGAGGGGTTCATCGAGGCTTACGAAGCGCAGCGAAAGGCGATCCGTGCGGGCTATTCGGAGCTATGCGAGCGAGCGCAGCGCTCGCCGCGTTGA
- the upp gene encoding uracil phosphoribosyltransferase, which yields MPCLHHVQHPILLDRITRMRDRRTDQRLFVRLLEEASLVLALEATRDLALRPTPVVTPLEETQGVVLADAVVLVPILRSGLGMLPPFRTLLPQAAVSFVGALRNEETLEPSVYLDRVASVTPDACIFLLDPMLATGGTAATILTLLKERGANRLRLVCCLASPEGIRRVREAHPDTVIYTGAIDRGLDARGFLLPGLGDAGDRQFGACPSWRHAPEQER from the coding sequence ATGCCGTGCCTGCATCACGTTCAGCATCCCATTCTTCTCGATCGAATTACCCGGATGCGCGATCGGCGCACCGACCAGCGGCTCTTCGTTCGTCTCCTGGAGGAAGCCTCTCTCGTTCTCGCTCTGGAAGCGACGCGGGACCTGGCGCTGCGGCCGACTCCCGTCGTCACTCCCTTGGAAGAAACGCAGGGTGTGGTGCTCGCAGATGCGGTCGTTCTGGTGCCGATCCTGCGCTCTGGCCTCGGCATGCTCCCGCCCTTTCGCACCCTTCTGCCGCAAGCTGCCGTCTCCTTCGTCGGCGCACTGCGCAACGAGGAGACCCTCGAACCGTCCGTCTATCTCGACCGCGTTGCCTCGGTGACTCCCGACGCCTGCATCTTTCTCTTGGACCCGATGCTCGCAACCGGCGGCACCGCCGCCACCATCCTTACCCTGCTCAAGGAACGAGGAGCCAATCGGCTCCGGCTCGTCTGCTGTCTGGCCTCGCCGGAGGGAATCCGCAGGGTGCGGGAAGCCCATCCGGATACGGTCATCTACACTGGGGCAATCGATCGCGGGCTCGATGCGCGTGGCTTCCTTCTTCCCGGCCTGGGGGACGCCGGCGATCGCCAATTCGGAGCCTGCCCGAGTTGGCGACACGCCCCGGAACAGGAGCGATGA
- the hemB gene encoding porphobilinogen synthase: MAKSSEKLVLRRRPRRLRATEGVRRLIEECSLSANDLVAPVFCKESGPREGIESMPGVFRHNPDDAARFALDLHDAGIPAIALFPCLPEGKKDAKGSAGLDPTGLVPHVVREIKERAPGLLVIADVALDPYTNHGHDGVWNPESGEIENDPTVFLLCEMARVLGEAGVDFVAPSDMMDGRVGAIRASLDAAELERVGVLAYAVKFASAFYGPFRDAIGSRRGKGYLDKRTYQLNPANLREGLREAQLDEEEGADILMVKPAGPYLDVIAKVRDQTLLPVAAYQVSGEYAQIVAAAKNGWIDWEAAYRESLLAIKRAGADLIFTYFAPSFVGVA; this comes from the coding sequence ATGGCAAAGTCTTCCGAAAAGCTTGTCTTGCGGCGGCGCCCTCGGAGGCTCCGGGCCACGGAAGGGGTCCGGCGGCTGATCGAGGAATGTAGCTTGAGCGCCAACGATCTGGTGGCTCCGGTGTTTTGCAAGGAAAGCGGTCCGCGGGAGGGGATCGAGTCGATGCCCGGAGTGTTTCGCCATAATCCCGATGATGCCGCCCGGTTCGCGCTCGACCTTCATGACGCGGGGATCCCTGCCATCGCTCTCTTTCCGTGCCTTCCGGAAGGGAAAAAGGACGCGAAGGGGTCGGCCGGGTTGGACCCCACGGGCCTGGTTCCCCACGTGGTGCGGGAGATCAAGGAGCGGGCGCCCGGCCTCCTGGTAATCGCCGACGTCGCGCTCGATCCCTATACGAACCATGGCCATGACGGGGTTTGGAATCCGGAGAGTGGGGAGATTGAGAATGATCCCACCGTCTTCCTTCTCTGCGAGATGGCGCGGGTTCTTGGGGAAGCAGGGGTCGATTTCGTCGCTCCGTCCGACATGATGGATGGAAGAGTCGGGGCGATCCGGGCAAGCCTGGACGCGGCGGAGCTGGAGCGGGTGGGCGTCCTTGCCTACGCCGTAAAGTTTGCCTCTGCTTTTTATGGACCCTTTCGTGATGCGATCGGAAGTCGGAGGGGGAAGGGATACTTGGACAAGAGGACCTATCAGCTCAATCCGGCCAACCTTCGCGAAGGCTTGCGGGAAGCTCAGCTGGACGAGGAGGAAGGAGCCGATATTCTCATGGTCAAGCCGGCGGGACCCTACCTCGACGTGATTGCCAAGGTTCGTGACCAAACCTTGCTGCCTGTTGCCGCATACCAGGTCAGTGGCGAGTATGCGCAAATTGTGGCTGCGGCAAAAAACGGCTGGATCGATTGGGAAGCGGCGTATCGGGAATCCCTGCTTGCCATCAAGCGCGCGGGGGCGGATCTGATTTTTACCTATTTCGCCCCTTCCTTCGTGGGGGTTGCATGA